A region of Micromonospora sp. WMMD882 DNA encodes the following proteins:
- a CDS encoding phosphoglycerate kinase produces MSIRTLDDLLAEGVSGRRVLVRADLNVPLDKQTGAITDDGRIRAVLPTLGALVAAGAQVVVCSHLGRPKGAPDPQYSLRPVAGRLGELLDAPVSFADDTVGDSARATVEALTDGQLALLENLRFNKGETSKDDAERGAFADQLAALGEAYVDDAFGAVHRRHASVYDVPARLPHVAGRLVLREVEVLGRLTGQPERPYVVVLGGSKVSDKLAVIEALLPTVDRLLIGGGMCFTFLKAQGHEVGTSLLEEEMVDTCRSLLERADGKIMLPVDVVAADAFAPDAAHDTVPADGIPGHRLGLDIGPETVAGFAAALSEAKTIFWNGPMGVFEMPAFAAGTRGVAEAITKTDAFTVVGGGDSAAAVRALGLDESSFGHISTGGGASLEYLEGKALPGIAALED; encoded by the coding sequence GTGAGCATCCGTACCCTCGACGACCTGCTCGCCGAGGGGGTGTCGGGTCGGCGCGTGCTGGTGCGCGCCGACCTGAACGTCCCACTCGACAAGCAGACCGGCGCCATCACGGACGACGGCCGGATCCGGGCGGTGCTGCCGACGCTGGGCGCCCTGGTGGCGGCCGGCGCGCAGGTGGTCGTCTGCTCGCACCTGGGCCGCCCGAAGGGCGCGCCGGACCCGCAGTACAGCCTCCGTCCGGTCGCCGGTCGGCTCGGTGAGCTGCTCGACGCGCCGGTGAGCTTCGCCGACGACACCGTCGGCGACTCGGCCCGCGCCACGGTGGAGGCGCTGACCGACGGCCAGCTCGCGCTGCTGGAGAACCTGCGCTTCAACAAGGGCGAGACCAGCAAGGACGACGCCGAGCGGGGGGCCTTCGCCGACCAGCTCGCCGCGCTCGGCGAGGCGTACGTGGACGACGCGTTCGGCGCGGTGCACCGTCGGCACGCCAGTGTGTACGACGTGCCGGCCCGGCTGCCGCACGTGGCCGGCCGGCTGGTGCTGCGCGAGGTCGAGGTGCTCGGCCGGCTGACCGGCCAGCCGGAGCGCCCGTACGTGGTGGTGCTCGGCGGCTCGAAGGTCTCCGACAAGCTGGCGGTGATCGAGGCGCTGCTGCCGACGGTCGACCGGCTGCTCATCGGTGGCGGCATGTGCTTCACGTTCCTCAAGGCCCAGGGCCACGAGGTGGGCACGTCGCTGCTGGAGGAGGAGATGGTCGACACCTGTCGCAGCCTCCTGGAGCGCGCCGACGGCAAGATCATGCTCCCGGTCGACGTGGTCGCGGCGGACGCGTTCGCCCCGGACGCGGCGCACGACACCGTTCCCGCCGACGGCATTCCCGGCCACCGGCTGGGTCTGGACATCGGCCCGGAGACGGTGGCCGGCTTCGCCGCCGCCCTGTCCGAGGCGAAGACGATCTTCTGGAACGGCCCGATGGGCGTGTTCGAGATGCCGGCGTTCGCGGCCGGCACCCGGGGCGTGGCCGAGGCGATCACCAAGACCGACGCGTTCACGGTCGTCGGCGGCGGTGACTCGGCCGCCGCCGTGCGGGCGCTCGGGCTCGACGAGTCGTCGTTCGGGCACATCTCCACCGGCGGGGGCGCCTCGCTGGAATACCTCGAGGGCAAGGCCCTCCCCGGCATCGCGGCGCTGGAGGACTGA
- the gap gene encoding type I glyceraldehyde-3-phosphate dehydrogenase, with amino-acid sequence MTIRVGINGFGRIGRNFFRAVLASGADVEVVAVNDLTDNATLAHLLKYDSILGRLPQEVKATADEITVGGKTIKAYAERDPAALPWGDLGVDVVIESTGFFTDATKAKAHVDGGAKKVIISAPAKNEDVTVVMGVNHDDYDPATHTIISNASCTTNCLAPMAKVLHDTFGIKKGLMTTIHAYTQDQNLQDAPHSDLRRARAAALNIVPTSTGAAKAIGLVLPDLKGKLDGYALRVPIPTGSATDLTVEVGRETTVDEVNAALKAAAEGPLQGILVYNEDPIVSADIVTDPASCIFDAPLTKVIGNQVKVVGWYDNEWGYSNRLVDLVKLVGSSL; translated from the coding sequence GTGACCATCCGGGTTGGCATCAACGGCTTCGGCCGCATCGGCCGCAACTTCTTCCGGGCGGTGCTGGCGTCCGGCGCGGACGTCGAGGTCGTCGCGGTCAACGACCTCACCGACAACGCGACGCTCGCCCACCTGCTCAAGTACGACAGCATCCTCGGTCGCCTCCCGCAGGAGGTCAAGGCCACCGCCGACGAGATCACCGTGGGCGGCAAGACCATCAAGGCGTACGCCGAGCGTGACCCGGCCGCCCTGCCCTGGGGTGACCTGGGCGTGGACGTGGTGATCGAGTCCACCGGTTTCTTCACCGACGCCACCAAGGCGAAGGCGCACGTCGACGGCGGGGCCAAGAAGGTCATCATCTCCGCTCCGGCGAAGAACGAGGACGTCACCGTCGTCATGGGCGTCAACCACGACGACTACGACCCGGCCACGCACACCATCATCTCGAACGCCTCCTGCACCACGAACTGTCTGGCCCCGATGGCGAAGGTCCTGCACGACACCTTCGGCATCAAGAAGGGTCTGATGACCACGATCCACGCGTACACCCAGGACCAGAACCTCCAGGACGCGCCGCACTCCGACCTGCGTCGGGCCCGCGCCGCCGCGCTGAACATCGTGCCGACCTCGACCGGCGCCGCCAAGGCCATCGGTCTGGTCCTGCCGGACCTCAAGGGCAAGCTCGACGGGTACGCGCTGCGGGTGCCGATCCCGACCGGCTCGGCCACCGACCTGACCGTCGAGGTCGGCCGGGAGACCACCGTGGACGAGGTCAACGCCGCGCTGAAGGCCGCCGCCGAGGGGCCGTTGCAGGGCATCCTGGTCTACAACGAGGACCCGATCGTCTCGGCCGACATCGTCACCGACCCGGCGTCGTGCATCTTCGACGCGCCGCTGACCAAGGTCATCGGCAACCAGGTCAAGGTGGTCGGCTGGTACGACAACGAGTGGGGCTACTCGAACCGCCTGGTCGACCTGGTCAAGCTGGTCGGTTCGTCGCTGTGA
- the whiA gene encoding DNA-binding protein WhiA translates to MAMTAAVKDELSRVDVPKPCCRRAEMTALLRFAGGLHIVSGRVVVEAELDTGAVARRLRREVAEVYGYSSEIHVLASGGLRKGSHFIVRVVKDGESLARQTGLLDVRGRPVRGLPPHVVAAGVCCAVSAWRGAFMAHGSLTEPGRSSALEITCPGPESALALVGAARRIGITAKNREVRGVDRVVVKDGDAIAALLTRIGAHSSVLAWEERRVRREVRATANRLANFDDANLRRSARAAVAAAARVTRALEILADDAPNHLTSAGRLRLEHRQASLEELGALADPPLTKDAIAGRIRRLLALADKRARDLGIPDTEAAVTPDMLVV, encoded by the coding sequence ATGGCGATGACGGCTGCGGTCAAGGACGAGCTGAGTCGGGTCGACGTGCCCAAGCCCTGCTGCCGCCGGGCGGAGATGACCGCCCTGCTGCGGTTCGCGGGCGGGCTGCACATCGTCTCCGGCCGGGTGGTGGTCGAGGCGGAGCTGGACACCGGGGCGGTGGCGCGGCGGCTGCGCCGGGAGGTCGCCGAGGTGTACGGGTACTCCAGTGAGATCCACGTGCTCGCCTCCGGCGGCCTGCGCAAGGGCAGCCACTTCATCGTCCGGGTGGTCAAGGACGGCGAGTCGCTGGCCCGGCAGACCGGTCTGCTGGACGTCCGGGGCCGTCCGGTGCGCGGCCTGCCCCCGCACGTGGTCGCGGCCGGGGTGTGCTGCGCGGTGTCCGCCTGGCGGGGCGCGTTCATGGCGCACGGCTCGCTGACCGAGCCGGGCCGGTCCAGCGCGCTGGAGATCACCTGCCCGGGGCCGGAGTCCGCGTTGGCCCTGGTCGGCGCGGCCCGCCGGATCGGCATCACCGCCAAGAACCGCGAGGTGCGCGGCGTGGACCGGGTGGTCGTCAAGGACGGCGACGCCATCGCGGCGCTGCTCACCCGCATCGGGGCCCACTCCAGCGTGCTGGCCTGGGAGGAGCGCCGGGTCCGCCGGGAGGTCCGGGCGACGGCGAACCGGCTGGCGAACTTCGACGACGCCAACCTGCGCCGCTCGGCGCGGGCCGCGGTGGCCGCCGCCGCCCGGGTCACCCGGGCGTTGGAGATCCTCGCCGACGACGCCCCGAACCATCTCACCTCGGCCGGGCGGCTGCGCCTGGAGCACCGCCAGGCGTCCCTGGAGGAGCTGGGCGCGCTGGCCGATCCGCCGCTGACCAAGGACGCGATCGCCGGGCGGATCCGCCGGCTGCTCGCGCTGGCCGACAAACGCGCCCGTGACCTGGGGATTCCCGATACCGAAGCGGCAGTCACGCCGGACATGCTCGTGGTCTGA
- the tpiA gene encoding triose-phosphate isomerase, with protein MAAVDRRPLMAGNWKMNLNHLEANLLLQKLAASLGEKQLTDVEVVVLPPFTDLRTVQTAVDGDKLLIGYGAQDLSPYQSGAYTGDIAGPMLAKLGCSYVAVGHSERRAYHHEDDALVNAKVAAALANGLTPILCIGEGLEVREELRHVPHCCDQLDAALRGLTAEQVTKVVVAYEPVWAIGTGKTATPEDAQEVCGAVRKRLAETFDQATADQVRVLYGGSVKASNVAAIMAQPDVDGALVGGASLDAEEFAQICRFPEHITR; from the coding sequence ATGGCGGCGGTCGACCGCCGGCCTTTGATGGCCGGCAACTGGAAGATGAACCTCAACCACCTGGAGGCGAACCTCCTCCTCCAGAAGCTCGCGGCGAGCCTCGGCGAGAAGCAGCTCACCGACGTCGAGGTGGTGGTGCTGCCGCCGTTCACCGACCTGCGGACGGTGCAGACCGCCGTGGACGGCGACAAACTGCTCATCGGGTACGGCGCGCAGGATCTCTCGCCGTACCAGTCGGGCGCGTACACCGGCGACATCGCCGGGCCGATGCTGGCCAAGCTCGGCTGCTCGTACGTGGCGGTGGGGCACTCGGAGCGGCGCGCGTACCACCACGAGGACGACGCGCTGGTCAACGCCAAGGTGGCCGCGGCGTTGGCCAACGGGCTGACCCCGATCCTGTGCATCGGCGAGGGGCTGGAGGTCCGCGAGGAGCTGCGGCACGTGCCGCACTGCTGCGACCAGCTCGACGCGGCCCTGCGTGGGCTCACCGCCGAGCAGGTCACCAAGGTCGTCGTCGCGTACGAGCCGGTCTGGGCGATCGGCACCGGCAAGACGGCGACCCCGGAGGACGCCCAGGAGGTGTGCGGGGCGGTCCGCAAGCGGCTGGCCGAGACCTTCGACCAGGCCACCGCGGACCAGGTCCGGGTGCTCTACGGCGGCTCGGTGAAGGCGTCGAACGTCGCCGCGATCATGGCGCAGCCGGACGTGGACGGCGCTCTGGTCGGCGGGGCCAGCCTCGACGCCGAGGAATTCGCGCAGATCTGCCGCTTCCCGGAGCACATCACCCGCTGA
- a CDS encoding carboxypeptidase-like regulatory domain-containing protein, translated as METRTLGALGLSLVVLGALAGCQQQTGSAPGGPIAATSGAQRPVSDQPDETVPGDAALPADRGVVTGRVRTLTGGPVVDAAVAVRSLDTPPVPVPELVVTTDEAGWFRWLLTPGRYELTVTPTDGARPVTVSAVDVRAGTERTVDVTVR; from the coding sequence ATGGAGACCCGTACTCTCGGCGCGCTCGGCCTGTCATTGGTCGTGCTCGGCGCGTTGGCCGGCTGCCAGCAGCAGACCGGTTCCGCCCCCGGTGGTCCGATCGCCGCCACGTCCGGCGCCCAGCGACCGGTCAGCGACCAGCCGGACGAGACCGTGCCGGGCGACGCCGCGCTCCCGGCCGACCGCGGCGTGGTCACCGGGCGGGTCCGGACCCTGACCGGTGGGCCGGTCGTCGACGCGGCGGTCGCGGTCCGGTCGCTGGACACACCACCCGTACCGGTGCCGGAGCTGGTCGTGACCACCGACGAGGCCGGCTGGTTCCGCTGGCTGCTGACGCCCGGACGCTACGAGCTGACCGTGACGCCCACTGACGGCGCACGCCCGGTCACCGTTTCCGCCGTCGACGTCCGCGCCGGCACCGAGCGGACGGTCGACGTCACCGTGCGCTGA
- a CDS encoding 2-phospho-L-lactate transferase CofD family protein: protein MTVTRVVAFGGGHGLSASLRALRRCAPELDLDITAVVTVGDDGGSSGRLRAARGGLPPGDLRQALVALAGDHPATRRSAGLFQHRFAAGELPAANANGTGNANGTGNANGTGNGIGGRDGLDGHAVGNLVLFGLMELLGDPVAALEHAGTMLGAVGRVLPMSCQPVGIEAQVRGADPARPDEVSTVRGQHQVAVTTGRVESLRLTPAAPVACPQAVAATLEADWLIFGPGSWYTSVLPHLLVPGLADAIVSSAARRLVTLNLSAEKETSGLSAAGHLAALRRYLPELKVDCVLADRRVVGDPDSLAGAAESLGARLVFAPVAVGDGSPRHDPAALCAALVPVLGAAR, encoded by the coding sequence ATGACGGTGACGAGGGTGGTCGCCTTCGGCGGCGGGCACGGGCTGTCCGCCTCGCTGCGCGCGTTGCGCCGGTGCGCCCCGGAGCTCGACCTGGACATCACCGCCGTGGTCACCGTCGGCGACGACGGCGGGTCCAGCGGTCGGCTGCGCGCGGCCCGGGGCGGGCTGCCCCCGGGTGACCTGCGCCAGGCGTTGGTCGCGCTGGCCGGCGACCACCCGGCGACCCGCCGCAGCGCCGGTCTCTTCCAACACCGCTTCGCCGCCGGCGAGCTCCCCGCCGCCAACGCCAACGGGACCGGCAACGCCAACGGGACCGGCAACGCCAACGGGACCGGCAACGGGATTGGGGGCCGCGACGGGCTGGACGGGCACGCGGTCGGCAACCTGGTGCTGTTCGGCCTGATGGAGCTGCTCGGCGACCCGGTGGCCGCGCTGGAGCACGCCGGCACGATGCTCGGCGCGGTCGGCCGGGTGCTGCCGATGTCCTGCCAGCCGGTGGGGATCGAGGCCCAGGTGCGCGGCGCCGACCCGGCCCGACCGGACGAGGTGTCCACCGTCCGGGGGCAGCACCAGGTGGCCGTCACCACCGGCCGGGTCGAGTCGTTGCGGCTCACCCCGGCCGCCCCGGTGGCCTGCCCGCAGGCGGTGGCGGCGACCCTGGAAGCGGACTGGTTGATCTTCGGCCCGGGAAGCTGGTACACCAGCGTCCTGCCGCACCTGCTGGTGCCCGGCCTGGCCGACGCGATCGTGTCCAGCGCGGCCCGGCGGCTGGTCACCCTGAACCTCTCCGCGGAGAAGGAGACCAGCGGCCTCTCCGCCGCCGGCCATCTGGCCGCCCTGCGCCGCTACCTGCCGGAACTGAAGGTCGACTGCGTGCTGGCCGACCGTCGGGTGGTGGGTGACCCGGACTCGCTCGCCGGTGCGGCAGAATCGCTTGGTGCCCGGCTCGTGTTCGCTCCGGTCGCCGTCGGAGACGGCAGTCCCCGTCATGATCCGGCGGCGCTGTGCGCCGCGCTGGTGCCTGTCCTGGGCGCCGCTCGTTAA
- the secG gene encoding preprotein translocase subunit SecG — MPIWFAYTLIVLLTITSIMLTLLILLHRGKGGGMSSMFGGGVSSSLAGSSVAEKNLDRYTVLVGVVWFACIVGLGLWLKLAVPA, encoded by the coding sequence ATGCCGATCTGGTTCGCATACACGTTGATCGTGTTGCTGACGATCACGAGCATCATGCTCACCCTGCTGATCCTGCTGCACCGCGGTAAGGGTGGCGGCATGTCCAGCATGTTCGGCGGTGGGGTCAGCTCCAGCCTCGCTGGCTCCTCGGTCGCGGAGAAGAACCTCGACCGTTACACCGTTCTGGTGGGCGTCGTCTGGTTCGCCTGCATCGTCGGTCTCGGGCTCTGGCTCAAGCTGGCCGTGCCCGCCTGA
- the pgl gene encoding 6-phosphogluconolactonase yields the protein MSEASVAVHADADLLAQAVAARLLVKLLDAQADRGQAAVVLTGGRIAAAVYRAVAALPARDAVDWSRVDVWWGDERFLPAGDPDRNETQARAALLDQVPLDPARVHPMPASDGPDGDDPEAAAARYAAELAAAGPGDAALPRFDVLMLGVGEDGHVASIFPGHPVGDATGPVAAVRDSPKPPPTRTTLTLPTIVTAAEVWLVASGADKATAVRESLAGAPLPAAAARGTARTRWLLDRPAAASVQGGAPS from the coding sequence ATGAGTGAGGCGAGTGTCGCCGTACACGCCGACGCCGACCTGCTGGCGCAGGCGGTCGCGGCCCGGCTGCTGGTGAAGCTGCTCGACGCGCAGGCCGACCGGGGTCAGGCGGCGGTGGTGCTGACCGGCGGGCGGATCGCCGCGGCCGTGTACCGGGCGGTGGCGGCCCTGCCGGCCCGGGACGCGGTCGACTGGTCCCGGGTCGACGTGTGGTGGGGCGACGAGCGGTTCCTGCCCGCCGGCGACCCGGACCGCAACGAGACGCAGGCCCGGGCGGCGCTGCTCGACCAGGTTCCGCTGGACCCGGCCCGGGTGCATCCGATGCCCGCCTCCGACGGCCCGGACGGCGACGACCCGGAAGCCGCCGCCGCCCGGTACGCCGCGGAGCTGGCCGCCGCCGGGCCGGGCGACGCCGCCCTGCCCCGGTTCGACGTGCTGATGCTGGGCGTCGGCGAGGACGGGCACGTGGCCTCGATCTTCCCCGGCCACCCGGTGGGCGACGCCACCGGGCCGGTCGCCGCCGTCCGGGACAGCCCGAAACCGCCGCCGACCCGGACCACGCTGACCCTGCCCACCATCGTCACCGCCGCGGAGGTCTGGCTGGTGGCCAGCGGGGCCGACAAGGCGACGGCCGTCCGGGAGTCCCTGGCGGGGGCGCCGCTGCCGGCCGCCGCGGCGCGCGGGACCGCCCGCACCCGCTGGCTGCTCGACCGTCCCGCCGCCGCTTCAGTGCAGGGAGGAGCCCCTTCCTGA
- a CDS encoding trypsin-like serine protease, with translation MRQFPVRRRVHAIALATATAAALLASGGSPASADPTTTTAASRAALERPTSNVAVPAPAPGAKTTATSSPSFAGTGVRTPSRGAAVDEGAPGVNSIIGADERYKINATTSYPYRAIALITFNGGRCTGWFYGPDVVGTAGHCLHSGGSGGAWSTNVVVYPGYTGTSAPYGSCTAKSLHSVSGWTSSANHEFDYGTIKLNCTLGNTVGWLGYFWTADPGLNGLPTRVCGYPGDKPLEQWCGDADNGAQATVVSVTAEKVYYRNDTVGGNSGAAVHYNRAGCGECSMAYHGYGGNPNSGKRITQATFSNMQYWTSLP, from the coding sequence ATGAGGCAATTCCCAGTCCGTCGTCGGGTCCACGCGATCGCCCTGGCGACCGCCACGGCAGCCGCGCTGCTCGCCAGTGGAGGCAGCCCGGCCTCGGCCGACCCGACCACCACCACCGCCGCCAGCCGCGCCGCCCTGGAGCGGCCCACCTCCAACGTCGCGGTCCCCGCGCCCGCTCCCGGCGCGAAGACCACCGCCACCAGCTCGCCCAGCTTCGCCGGCACCGGGGTCCGGACGCCGTCGCGGGGCGCCGCCGTCGACGAGGGGGCGCCGGGCGTCAACTCGATCATCGGCGCCGACGAGCGGTACAAGATCAACGCCACCACCAGCTACCCGTACCGGGCGATCGCCCTGATCACCTTCAACGGCGGACGCTGCACCGGCTGGTTCTACGGGCCGGACGTGGTGGGCACCGCCGGGCACTGCCTGCACAGCGGCGGCAGCGGCGGCGCCTGGTCCACGAACGTGGTCGTCTACCCCGGCTACACCGGCACGAGCGCCCCGTACGGCTCCTGCACGGCCAAGAGCCTGCACTCGGTGTCCGGCTGGACCAGCAGCGCCAACCACGAGTTCGACTACGGCACCATCAAGCTCAACTGCACGCTGGGCAACACCGTCGGCTGGCTCGGCTACTTCTGGACCGCCGACCCGGGCCTGAACGGCCTGCCCACCAGGGTCTGCGGCTACCCCGGCGACAAGCCGCTGGAGCAGTGGTGCGGCGACGCCGACAACGGCGCCCAGGCCACCGTGGTCAGCGTCACGGCCGAGAAGGTCTACTACCGCAACGACACTGTCGGCGGCAACAGCGGCGCGGCGGTCCACTACAACCGCGCCGGCTGCGGGGAGTGCAGCATGGCCTACCACGGTTACGGCGGCAACCCGAACTCCGGCAAGCGGATCACCCAGGCGACCTTCAGCAACATGCAGTACTGGACGTCGCTGCCCTGA
- the rapZ gene encoding RNase adapter RapZ — translation MTSQAPVEADTPEGNTSLVVVTGLSGGGRSTVARALENVGYYVVDNLPQALLLDLVELASQAGGAARRTAMVLDVRSRAFSTDLAGAIRELKERGFSPRVVFVDADDEVLIRRFESVRRSHPLQGDGRLADGIAVERGLLEEARDQADVIIDTSHLNVNQLRRRIEELFGEEEARRLRVTVISFGFKYGLPPDADFVLDARFLPNPFWVPELREHTGRESAVSEYVLGQEGAEAFVSAYAELIGATTAGFEREGKRYLTVAVGCTGGKHRSVAIAEELAGRLRQSGLAANPQHRDLGRE, via the coding sequence CTGACGAGTCAGGCACCGGTCGAGGCGGACACACCGGAGGGAAACACCAGCCTGGTCGTGGTCACCGGGCTTTCCGGCGGCGGCCGGAGCACGGTGGCCCGCGCGCTGGAGAACGTCGGTTACTACGTGGTCGACAACCTGCCCCAGGCGCTGCTGCTCGACCTGGTCGAGTTGGCGTCCCAGGCCGGGGGCGCGGCCCGGCGTACCGCGATGGTGCTCGACGTGCGGTCGCGTGCCTTCTCCACCGACCTGGCCGGGGCGATCCGGGAGCTGAAGGAGCGTGGTTTCTCGCCCCGGGTGGTCTTCGTCGACGCCGACGACGAGGTGCTCATCCGGCGGTTCGAGAGCGTCCGCCGCTCGCACCCGTTGCAGGGGGACGGCCGGCTGGCCGACGGCATCGCGGTGGAACGTGGCCTGCTGGAGGAGGCCCGCGACCAGGCCGACGTGATCATCGACACCAGCCACCTGAACGTCAACCAGCTCCGTCGGCGCATCGAGGAGCTGTTCGGCGAGGAGGAGGCCCGCCGGCTGCGGGTCACCGTGATCTCCTTCGGCTTCAAGTACGGCCTGCCGCCGGACGCCGACTTCGTGCTGGACGCCCGGTTCCTGCCGAACCCGTTCTGGGTTCCGGAGCTGCGTGAGCACACCGGCCGGGAGAGCGCGGTCAGCGAGTACGTGCTCGGCCAGGAGGGCGCGGAGGCGTTCGTGTCCGCGTACGCCGAGCTGATCGGCGCCACCACCGCCGGCTTCGAGCGGGAGGGCAAGCGCTACCTGACCGTCGCCGTCGGCTGCACCGGCGGCAAGCACCGCAGCGTGGCGATCGCCGAGGAGCTGGCCGGCCGGCTCCGGCAGTCCGGGCTGGCCGCGAACCCGCAGCACCGGGACCTGGGGCGCGAATGA
- a CDS encoding glucose-6-phosphate dehydrogenase assembly protein OpcA, producing the protein MIGLWDTTGNEVVKALAAERRSAGGVASGMALTLIVVVDERRVREAEAAATIAAAAHPCRLLVVVRSDIERDRSRLDAEIVVGGRLGPCEAVVMRMYGRLALHAESVVMPLLVPDVPVVTWWHGEPPAEIATDFLGVVADRRITDSARAADPIEALRHRAEDYAPGDTDLAWSRITPWRTLVAGAFDTTAAKVTEATVVAPRKDPTAALMCGWLGSRLGITPRWEPADDQPRMREVQLRCANGDELALTRDDSMATFRRTGQTDRALPLVRRPLGDELAEELRRLDADQVYAEALGATAGLTGLDDRPAQRVHVWKDPATARRAEAGVTAHAGRDTQG; encoded by the coding sequence GTGATCGGGCTGTGGGACACCACCGGCAACGAGGTGGTCAAGGCGCTCGCCGCCGAGCGGCGCAGCGCGGGCGGGGTGGCCAGCGGCATGGCGCTCACCCTGATCGTGGTGGTGGACGAACGGCGGGTCCGGGAAGCGGAGGCGGCGGCCACCATCGCCGCCGCCGCCCACCCGTGCCGGCTGCTGGTCGTGGTCCGCTCGGACATCGAACGCGACCGCAGCCGCCTGGACGCGGAGATCGTCGTCGGCGGCCGGCTCGGCCCGTGCGAGGCGGTCGTCATGCGGATGTACGGCCGACTCGCCCTGCACGCCGAGTCGGTGGTCATGCCGCTGCTGGTGCCGGACGTGCCGGTGGTCACCTGGTGGCACGGCGAGCCGCCCGCCGAGATCGCCACCGACTTCCTCGGGGTGGTCGCCGATCGGCGGATCACCGACTCCGCGAGGGCCGCCGACCCGATCGAGGCGCTACGGCACCGGGCCGAGGACTACGCCCCCGGCGACACCGACCTGGCGTGGAGCCGGATCACCCCGTGGCGCACCCTGGTCGCCGGGGCGTTCGACACCACCGCGGCGAAGGTCACCGAGGCGACCGTGGTGGCGCCCCGGAAGGATCCGACGGCGGCGCTGATGTGCGGCTGGCTGGGCAGCCGGCTGGGCATCACCCCACGCTGGGAGCCCGCCGACGACCAGCCCCGGATGCGGGAGGTGCAGTTGCGCTGCGCCAACGGCGACGAGCTGGCCCTCACCCGGGACGACAGCATGGCCACCTTCCGGCGTACCGGGCAGACCGACCGGGCCCTGCCCCTGGTGCGTCGCCCGCTCGGCGACGAGCTGGCCGAGGAGCTGCGCCGGCTCGACGCCGACCAGGTGTACGCGGAGGCGCTCGGCGCGACGGCCGGGCTCACCGGCCTCGACGACCGCCCCGCCCAGCGGGTGCACGTCTGGAAGGACCCGGCCACCGCCCGACGCGCCGAGGCGGGCGTCACCGCGCACGCCGGCCGCGACACGCAGGGCTGA